The genome window AACGGAAGAGATTGAAAAAATAATCAGTCAGACTCCTGTACCGTCTGACTTTCAGGTGGTAATAGGCGGAACCGCTGAAGATCAGCAGGAGGCATTCTTTTACCTGATGCTTGCTTTTATTGTAGCGGTTTTGCTTGTATATATGATAATGGCCGCGCAGTTTGAGTCGCTTGTCGACCCGGTCATCATCATGATAACGGTGCCTCTTGCGGTTATTGGTGTGTTTCCGTTTCTTTTCATTACGGGAACATCGGTCAGCGTTATGGCATTGGTCGGCCTGGTAATGCTTGTTGGTATTGCGGTGAACAATGGTATTGTACTGATTGATTACATCAACAAACTGAAGCGCGGAGGAATGAGCCTGCTTGATGCCGTGGAAAAGGGCGCGGTTGCAAGAGTCCGCCCGGTGCTTATGACTGCTTTGACCACCATACTCGGCATGGTTCCCCTTGCTATTGAACTTGGGGAAGGAGCGGAAACCTGGTCGCCGCTGGCCCGTGCGGTTATTGGCGGACTCACTGCCACAACGTTGCTTACGCTGATCGTGATCCCTATAATCTATATCATATTTGAACAGACAGGTGAAAAAGTGAAAGCATATATACGGCGAAAAAGAAGTATGAATTATGAATTCTGAAGTATGAATTATGAATTCTAAAGCATTGATGAGCTAAAAAATGCAGTTTACTTAAACACATTTTTGGGTGGAAGCAATTGTCATCTTTAAAACCCTGACAATTTTACGGCCCTGACCGGAGATTTTTTTACGGTCAGGGTTTTCTGTTTGGGGGAGTTTTACCCCCTAAACGGCTCTTTTTCCCCTAAAATACCCCCCTTTTTTCGTATCTTTCGCATTGCTTTTTTTATTGTTTATTAAGCCGTTAACACATACATTCACGGTTCTATTTAAATATGATACAGGAAAATTTAGTCCGTTTACGGGCTGAAATTGCAGATGCCTGCCGGAAATCGGGAAGGAATCCGGAGTCGGTTAAACTGGTCGGGGTTTCAAAAATGTTCCCTGTTCCGGTTCTTCAGGAGGCATATGATGCCGGTCTGAGAGTGTTCGGTGAAAATAAACCTCAGGAGTTCCGGGATAAACACCCTCAGCTCCCCGCAGATATCGAGTGGCATCTGATAGGCCACCTGCAGAGCAATAAAGTGAAATATGTTGCCGGCAAGGTTGAACTGATCCACTCTGTGGATTCTGTATCGCTGGCGGAAGAAATTAATAAAGTGGCGTCCAGGTCGGGCATCGTTCAGAAAATTCTGATAGAGGTGAATACCAGCGGCGAGGAGTCCAAAATAGGGCTTCACACCTTTCAGGAAGTCAGTGAATTAGCCCGGAAGATAGCCGGAATGAGTTCACTCGATTTGCGCGGACTGATGACCATTGGTCCCAATACCGCTGATGAGGATGCGATCAGAATGGCATTTGCCGGACTGAGGGGAATGACTGAGAAACTCAATCAGGACGGTTTCCGGCTGGTTGAACTTTCGATGGGGATGACGCAGGATTTTGAAATTGCAATTGAAGAAGGTGCCACCATTATCCGGATCGGTACCGCGCTCTTCGGAGCCAGAAATTATAAATAAAGGATCATGAGAACAACACCATCAAATATCAGGCAGCAGGAGTTTAATAAAACTCTGCGCGGGTATGACCCCGAGGAAGTGAAGGGCTACCTGAATGGTCTGGCTGAGGAACTTGATGAGATTCTCACCGAAAACGAGCGGCTTAAGGGGCAGCTTAACGATGCTCTGCAAAAATTAGCCGAATACCGGAAAATGGAGAAAAGTCTCCAGGAAACTGTTGTCCGAGTGCAGGAAAACTCACAGCGGGCTCTGGAATCAACCCGGAAACAGGCATCCCTGATTATGAAGGAAGCTGAGATAAAAGCTAATCAGATGGTTGAGCGGGCAAGGGAAACGGCAAATGAAATCCGGAATTCCATTATTCACCTCCGTGAGGAGCGTGATCTGATAGTTTCGCGGCTAAAGGCCATCGTTTCCTCGCAGGCTAATCTGCTTGATTTGAAGGTTGAAAAAGCGGGAGAAGAAGTAAAAACCGAAAAGAAAACTTCACAGACCCGCCAGATAGAAATTAATATTGATGATTTACTCGATAAACTGTTATGAAGCCCCTTTCACAGAAATTGGCTGACACCCTCGAGGTGATCAGAAAGCGCAGTCAGGAGTCTTTTCCCGTCGGAATCATTCTGGGCACCGGCCTTGGCGGACTGGTAAAAGAAATTACCGTTGAGCATGAGATTGATTATGCTGAACTTCCTCATTTTCCTCTTTCTACCGTTGAATCTCACAAAGGTAAACTGATTCTCGGTAAAATTCGCAGCCGTAATGTAGTTGCGATGCAGGGAAGATTCCATTATTATGAGGGATATTCCATGCAGCAAATTACTTTTCCGGTAAGGGTCATGAAGCGTCTCGGCGTTGAGAATCTTTTAGTCTCAAACGCCTGCGGCGGTATGAATCCTCTTTACCGCAGAGGGGATATCATGCTCATGAATGATCATATTAATCTTCTTGGTGATAATCCGCTTATTGGACCCAATGAAGATGAGTTTGGTCCCCGTTTCCCGGATATGAGCGAACCCTATTCTCAGAAGCTTATCGCACTTGCGGAGGAAGTCGCGCTTGAAAACAAAATTAAACTCCACAAGGGTGTCTATGTTGCAGTCCCGGGACCAAATCTTGAGACAAGAGCTGAATACCGTTTCCTGAGGACAATAGGAGCGGATGTGGTAGGAATGTCAACAGTGCCGGAAAATATTGTGGCGAATCACTCGGGTATTAAAGTTCTTGGCCTGAGTATCATTACTGATGAGTGCTTTCCTGAATCGCTGCAGCCGGTTCATCTTGAAGACGTAATTGCAGCCGCGATGAGCGCTGAACCCAAAATGACTCTGATTATGAAAGAAGTAATAAAGAGACTCTGATGGATAATAAACTGGCATCGTACGCAGCCCCTGTTGCCCTTTCTCTCCTGATGTTCTTTTCGAACTTCATGGATACGGATATATTCCGCATGGGAGAAAACAACTTTGCGATCTGGTTTGTGATGTCAGTATTCTGTTTTGTTGCCGGCTGGTTCATTGATAAAACATTTACCTGGCAGCGGGGCGGCAAACTGCTTTTCGGGCTGATTGTTGCGACTACCGTTGCAAGCAACATTCTGATTATCTGGTTTAGTGAGTATTTTACATCAGGCAGTCTGATGAGTGAAAATATCATTCTGTTCAGTCTGCGCAATGTGTTCCTCGGCTCAATGGGTTTTTTTGGAATGAGTGTGGCTGAGGTTCTGCGTATGGAGCAGGATCTGCGCATTACGCGTGAAAAACTGAAAGTATATGAAGCGACTATTAAGGATGTGAAGAAAGAATCAGAGCTGATTATTAAGGATGCAGAAATTAAGGCAATGAAAATAACAGCTGAAGCTGAACTGATTGCTAAAAGCGCCGAGCTGAAAAAAGAACGGATTGAAAAAGAACTCAGAGAGTTCATTCAGATTGAAAAAGAATTAATCAAAAAATACGAAGGTAATAGTTAAAGGTCCCTGTCCCTCTATGTTTAAGCATAACCCTGAAAAAATATCGTATCCTCAGATTGAACAGCAGATAAGCGAATTCTGGAAGAAACATAACATCTTCGAGAAGAGCATTACTGAAAGAAGCGAAGAAAAGTCATATACATTTTATGAAGGCCCTCCCACAGCAAACGGCAAGCCGGGTATTCATCATGTAATGGCACGCTCACTGAAGGATATTATCTGCCGTTATAAAACGCTGCGCGGATTTCAGGTGCACAGAAAAGCAGGTTGGGATACACACGGCCTTCCCGTTGAAATAGAAGTTGAAAAAACCCTCGGCATAAAGAGCAAGGATCAGATCCCTGCTTTTGGAGTGGATAAATATAACGCTGCCTGCCGGGAATCGGTTTTCACCTATAAGGATTTATGGGAAAAGATGACCGAACGGATGGGTTACTGGATCAACCTGGATGATGCATATATTACCTGCACCAATGAGTATATTGAATCGGTCTGGTGGTCGCTGAAGACCCTCTTTGAAAAGGGACTGATATATAAAGATTATAAGATTGTTCCGCAGTGCCCCCGTTCTGAGACCGTTCTTTCCTCTCATGAACTGGCGCTTGGTTACAAAATGACCAAGGACCCCTCAGTCTATGCACTCTTCAGAATGAAGGAGAGTGAAGACTATATCCTTGTCTGGACGACTACTCCCTGGACGCTTATTTCAAATGTCGCGCTGGCATTCGGTTCAAATGTTGATTATGTAAAAGTCCTTCACAAGGAAAAGAAAATCATCCTCGCAAAAGCCCGTCTTTCTGTACTTGACGGAGAGTATGAAATACTTGAAGAGTTCAAAGGGGCTTCAATGGAGCATAAGGAATACGAGCAGCTCCTGCCGTATATACCCGCTCAGAAGAAGGCGTTTTATATTGTTCTGGGTGATTTTGTAAGCACTGAAGACGGTACCGGTATAGTTCACATCGCACCGGCATTCGGCGCCGATGACTATGAAATCTCTAAGAAATACGGCCTGCCGATGATGCAGCCGGTACGTTCGAACGGAACGTTTAATCATGAAGTGCCTGATTTTGAAGGAGTGTTTTTTAAGGACGCAGATAGCGGCATCCTGAAGAAGATGAAAGCCGAAGGAAAGCTCTATAAGAAAGAAACCATTGAACACTCATACCCCTTCAGCTGGCGGTTTGATGATGTGCCGGTTCTCTATTACGCCAGGGAATCATGGTTTATAAGAACCACTTCGGTTGCTGACCGGATGGTTGAACTGAATGCTACAATTAACTGGTATCCTCCTGAAACCGGAAGCGGAAGATTCGGCAACTGGCTGGGGGAAAACAAGGACTGGGCTCTTTCCCGCGACCGTTTCTGGGCAACACCGCTGCCGATATGGCTGAGTGAAGACGGAGATATGTTCGCTGTCGGAAGTATAGAAGAACTGAAACAGGGTTTTATATATGAAGGCGATAAGAAGATTCCGGTCAGTGAAGTTCAGGAGATTGATCTTCACAAACCGTTTATAGACAAAGTTTTCTTTGAAAAGAACGGTAAGATTTATAAAAGAACTCCTGAACTGATTGATGTATGGTATGATTCGGGAGCAATGCCCTTTGCTCAGTACCACTATCCGTTCGAGAATAAGGAATGGTTTGAAGCCAACTTCCCGGCGGATTATATATCCGAAGGAATTGACCAGACCCGCGGATGGTTCTATACCCTCCATGCAATCTCAACCATGCTGTTTGACAAGGTTGCGTACCGCAATGTTCTGGTAAATGATCTGATACTGGATAAGGACGGACGCAAAATGTCCAAATCGAAGGGAAACACGGTTGATCCCTTTATGCTGTTTGACAAATACGGTGCTGATGCTACACGCTGGTATCTGATTATAAACAGTCCGCCATGGAAACCAACACTGTTTAATGAAGAGGACCTTGCGGAAAACCAGCGGAAGTTCTTCGGAACACTGATGAATACCTATTCTTTCTTTGCAATGTATGCAAATATTGATAAGTTTACCTTTGCGGAAGAACTGATTCCGTACGAACAGCGTCCGGAAACTGACCGTTGGATAATTTCCAAGCTCAACACGGTAACCGCTGAATATCTGCGGCTGATGGATGAGTATGATATCACCAAGGCAGCACGACTTGTCTCGAACTTTACTATAGATCAGGTTTCAAACTGGTATGTTCGCCGTTCGCGCCGCAGGTTCTGGAAATCGGAAATGAACCAGAATAAGCTTGCCGCGTATCAGACGCTGTATGAGGTTCTGGAAAGAATAACCAAACTGATCGCGCCGATTACGCCGTTTATCGCTGAGG of Ignavibacteriales bacterium contains these proteins:
- a CDS encoding YggS family pyridoxal phosphate-dependent enzyme; the encoded protein is MIQENLVRLRAEIADACRKSGRNPESVKLVGVSKMFPVPVLQEAYDAGLRVFGENKPQEFRDKHPQLPADIEWHLIGHLQSNKVKYVAGKVELIHSVDSVSLAEEINKVASRSGIVQKILIEVNTSGEESKIGLHTFQEVSELARKIAGMSSLDLRGLMTIGPNTADEDAIRMAFAGLRGMTEKLNQDGFRLVELSMGMTQDFEIAIEEGATIIRIGTALFGARNYK
- a CDS encoding DivIVA domain-containing protein, giving the protein MRTTPSNIRQQEFNKTLRGYDPEEVKGYLNGLAEELDEILTENERLKGQLNDALQKLAEYRKMEKSLQETVVRVQENSQRALESTRKQASLIMKEAEIKANQMVERARETANEIRNSIIHLREERDLIVSRLKAIVSSQANLLDLKVEKAGEEVKTEKKTSQTRQIEINIDDLLDKLL
- a CDS encoding purine-nucleoside phosphorylase, whose product is MKPLSQKLADTLEVIRKRSQESFPVGIILGTGLGGLVKEITVEHEIDYAELPHFPLSTVESHKGKLILGKIRSRNVVAMQGRFHYYEGYSMQQITFPVRVMKRLGVENLLVSNACGGMNPLYRRGDIMLMNDHINLLGDNPLIGPNEDEFGPRFPDMSEPYSQKLIALAEEVALENKIKLHKGVYVAVPGPNLETRAEYRFLRTIGADVVGMSTVPENIVANHSGIKVLGLSIITDECFPESLQPVHLEDVIAAAMSAEPKMTLIMKEVIKRL
- a CDS encoding isoleucine--tRNA ligase, translating into MFKHNPEKISYPQIEQQISEFWKKHNIFEKSITERSEEKSYTFYEGPPTANGKPGIHHVMARSLKDIICRYKTLRGFQVHRKAGWDTHGLPVEIEVEKTLGIKSKDQIPAFGVDKYNAACRESVFTYKDLWEKMTERMGYWINLDDAYITCTNEYIESVWWSLKTLFEKGLIYKDYKIVPQCPRSETVLSSHELALGYKMTKDPSVYALFRMKESEDYILVWTTTPWTLISNVALAFGSNVDYVKVLHKEKKIILAKARLSVLDGEYEILEEFKGASMEHKEYEQLLPYIPAQKKAFYIVLGDFVSTEDGTGIVHIAPAFGADDYEISKKYGLPMMQPVRSNGTFNHEVPDFEGVFFKDADSGILKKMKAEGKLYKKETIEHSYPFSWRFDDVPVLYYARESWFIRTTSVADRMVELNATINWYPPETGSGRFGNWLGENKDWALSRDRFWATPLPIWLSEDGDMFAVGSIEELKQGFIYEGDKKIPVSEVQEIDLHKPFIDKVFFEKNGKIYKRTPELIDVWYDSGAMPFAQYHYPFENKEWFEANFPADYISEGIDQTRGWFYTLHAISTMLFDKVAYRNVLVNDLILDKDGRKMSKSKGNTVDPFMLFDKYGADATRWYLIINSPPWKPTLFNEEDLAENQRKFFGTLMNTYSFFAMYANIDKFTFAEELIPYEQRPETDRWIISKLNTVTAEYLRLMDEYDITKAARLVSNFTIDQVSNWYVRRSRRRFWKSEMNQNKLAAYQTLYEVLERITKLIAPITPFIAEDIYQSLNSITKHEKYESVHLALFEQPEYFDLALEEKMETAQQVVSMTRGMRAKLNLKIRQPLRKLMVAVDPSKADALRTMEEVVLEELNIKELQILSDDSGIVSKSAKPNFKAIGPKFGKQVNQVAGMIKELPADQVAKLDKGESIEILLNGAAITVTPADVEIISSDIKGWSVESDNGVTVALDTELTEELIAEGLSREFVNRVQNMRKDAGFEVTDRIRIIYTADEQLVKAVEQFKENIASETLAAEVLQSAEANGGYRQSWVIDKLNTEIEIHRI